A part of Bacillus rossius redtenbacheri isolate Brsri chromosome 1, Brsri_v3, whole genome shotgun sequence genomic DNA contains:
- the LOC134544735 gene encoding uncharacterized protein LOC134544735, giving the protein MKHHQGACTAFLASMLAVNVVSGGLLGGGAGGRPSGLYGAPAFGGGSGAFGGGSKPSTAFGTPVFGGAGGFGGGGATVFGGGKPSAIFGANGGGSGGDFGGYNGVFDGGVPQPYNFQYAVKDAPSGNDYKQQESSDGYTVRGEYQVLLPDGRNQVVKYQANDATGYVADVQYQGVPFFPPSSGQGGGFGGSSSVAQGGYGGSSGSFGGSSNGIQGGYGGSSGSFGGSSNGIQGGYGGSSGSFGGSSSGGQGGHGGSSGSFGGSSNGIQGGYGGSSGSFGGSSSGGQGGHGGSSGSFGGSSSGIHGGYGGSSGSFGGSTSAGQGGHGGSSGAFGGSSGGSQGSYGGSSSGGHSGYSGSSGGFGGFSSGGSGGSHGSSSSSSSGSLSGALGSYGVPTSGVQAGFGGSSGGFGGSSSGGSHGSHGSSSSSSSGSLSGALGSYGVPTSGGQAGFGGSSGGFGGSSSGGSHGSHGSSLSSSSGTLSGALGSYGVPTSGGQTSFGGSSGGFGVSSSEGSSGSHGSSSSSSSGSLSGSLGNYGVPTSGGQAGFGGSSSGGTGGSHGSSSSSSSGSSSGVHASYGVPTSGGQAGFGGSTGGVSGSQGSQTGQAAGPAVSNAYLPPNHKK; this is encoded by the exons ATGAAGCACCACCAG GGAGCGTGCACGGCCTTCCTCGCCTCGATGTTGGCCGTCAACGTCGTCAGCGGAGGCCTGCTCGGGGGCGGGGCCGGGGGCAGACCGTCGGGCCTGTACGGAGCGCCGGCGTTCGGGGGCGGCAGCGGCGCGTTCGGGGGCGGCTCCAAGCCTTCGACGGCCTTCGGGACGCCGGTGTTCGGCGGAGCTGGGGGtttcggcggcggcggcgcgacTGTCTTCGGGGGCGGCAAGCCTTCTGCCATCTTCGGAGCTAACGGGGGCGGCTCCGGCGGGGACTTCGGAGGATACAATGGCGTCTTCGACGGCGGAGTG CCGCAGCCTTACAACTTCCAGTACGCCGTGAAGGACGCCCCTAGCGGCAACGACTACAAGCAGCAAGAGAGCAGCGACGGTTACACCGTGCGGGGAGAGTACCAGGTGCTGCTGCCTGACGGCCGCAACCAGGTGGTCAAGTATCAAGCCAACGACGCCACCGGATACGTCGCCGATGTGCAGTACCAGGGCGTGCCATTCTTCCCGCCTTCCAGCGGCCAAGGTGGCGGCTTCGGCGGATCTTCAAGCGTAGCCCAAGGAGGCTACGGTGGATCTTCAGGCAGCTTCGGTGGGTCTTCAAACGGAATACAAGGAGGCTACGGTGGATCTTCAGGCAGCTTCGGTGGGTCTTCGAACGGAATCCAAGGAGGCTACGGCGGATCTTCAGGCAGCTTCGGTGGGTCTTCAAGCGGAGGCCAAGGAGGGCACGGTGGATCTTCAGGCAGCTTCGGTGGGTCTTCGAACGGAATCCAAGGAGGCTACGGCGGATCTTCAGGCAGCTTCGGTGGGTCTTCAAGCGGAGGCCAAGGAGGGCACGGTGGATCTTCAGGCAGCTTCGGTGGGTCTTCGAGCGGAATCCATGGAGGCTACGGTGGATCTTCAGGCAGCTTCGGTGGGTCTACAAGCGCAGGCCAAGGAGGGCACGGTGGATCTTCAGGTGCCTTCGGCGGGTCATCGGGTGGTAGCCAAGGCAGTTATGGTGGATCTTCGAGCGGAGGACATAGTGGATACAGTGGATCTTCAGGTGGTTTCGGAGGATTTTCAAGCGGAGGCTCCGGTGGTAGCCACGGAAGTTCTTCAAGCAGCTCCAGTGGGTCTTTGAGTGGAGCCCTGGGGAGCTATGGAGTCCCTACGAGCGGAGTTCAGGCCGGCTTCGGTGGGTCTTCAGGGGGTTTTGGAGGATCTTCAAGCGGAGGCTCCCATGGTAGCCACGGAAGTTCTTCAAGCAGCTCCAGTGGGTCTTTGAGTGGAGCCCTGGGGAGCTACGGAGTCCCTACGAGCGGAGGTCAGGCCGGCTTCGGTGGATCTTCAGGGGGTTTTGGAGGATCTTCAAGCGGAGGCTCCCATGGTAGCCACGGAAGTTCTTTAAGCAGCTCCAGTGGGACTTTGAGTGGAGCCCTGGGGAGCTACGGAGTCCCTACGAGCGGAGGTCAGACCAGCTTCGGTGGGTCTTCAGGGGGTTTCGGAGTATCTTCAAGTGAAGGCTCCAGTGGTAGCCACGGAAGTTCTTCAAGCAGCTCCAGTGGGTCTTTGAGTGGATCCCTGGGGAACTACGGAGTCCCTACGAGCGGAGGTCAGGCCGGCTTCGGTGGATCTTCAAGTGGAGGCACCGGTGGTAGCCACGGAAGTTCTTCAAGCAGCTCCAGTGGGTCTTCTAGTGGAGTTCATGCAAGCTACGGAGTCCCTACGAGCGGAGGTCAGGCCGGCTTCGGTGGATCTACGGGTGGAGTCTCCGGCAGTCAGGGAAGCCAAACAGGGCAAGCAGCGGGTCCCGCTGTCTCCAACGCCTACCTACCCCCAAACCACAAGAAGTAA